DNA from Heterodontus francisci isolate sHetFra1 chromosome 32, sHetFra1.hap1, whole genome shotgun sequence:
cagagggtcagtactgagggagtgctgcactgtcagagggtcagtactgagggagtgctgcactgtgggaggtacCATCTCCTGGATGAGCTGATAAACCAAGACcatgtctgccctctctggtgaatGTAAACTGTTTTGAGGGGAGGCAATggtgtagtgataatatcactggactagtaatccagagacccaggaaaatactctagggacatgggttcgaatcccaccatggcagatggtgaaatttcaattcaattaacaaAGCTTGAATTTTGAAAAGCTAGTCCAATGgcgaccattgtcgattgttgtaaaaacccatctggttcactcatgccctttagggaaggaaatctgccgttcttacctggtctggcctacatgtgactccagatccgcagcaatgtggttgactcttaaatgccttctgaaaaggcctagcaagccattcagttgtatcaaaccgctacagcggttcagaaaggcagctcaccaccaccaccctctcaagggatgggcaataaatgctggcctagccaccaacgcccacatcccatgaatgaataaaaaaaaaattgtattgcactatttgaagaaaagcagggaaatCCTCCAGGGTTCCACACAATACTTGTCGCTCAACACCACTAAAAATAAATGATCTGGTTAtttagctcattgctgtttgtggaaccttgctgtgcgcaaattagctgctccAGTTCCCAACACAATctttacatcattggctgtaaagtgatttgggacatcctgggaACATGAAATGTGCTACGTAAATACTGTTTGCGAAAAAAAATTAGGCTTACCTTTGAACTCTTGTTTGAAATGCGATCAAAATCTTGTGTGCATTACTGCTGCCAAAAAGAAACGTTTGCTATTTTTCAATTTGCTTAATAAACTTTGATTCATGTTTAGATGAAAAATAAAAATACAATTGCAACTTTTAATATAGAAAACTATGCTAATGTACAGTAGACTAAGGCTGCAGTCCTTGTCAAGGTACAAGAAATTTTTTTATCAGGGCCTGTTAGCTCAGCTGGTTAGAGTGTGGTGCTAATAACGCCAAGgtcgtgggttcaatccccatacaggccaATACTTtgcatggcacagtggcgcagtggttagcactgcagcctcacagctccagcgacctgggttcagttctgggtactgcctgtgtggagtttgcaagttctccctgcgactgtgtgggtttctgctgggtgctccagtttcctcccacagccaaagacttgcaggttgttaggtaaattggccattataaattgcccttagtgtaggtaggtggtaggagaatggtggggatgtggtaggaatatggggttaatgtaggattagtataaatgggtggttgttggtcggcacagactcggtgggccgaagggcctgtttcagtgctgtatctctaaataataaatagacACAGAGTCAAGCACTTTCAAGTTTATTTAGAGATAAATGAAAAGTTAAGTGAGGGATAGCAGCGAAAAGCTGGGAAGTTAAACTTGTTTAGACCCTTTCTTTGACGACACTTTTGACagctgtgcacaattctggtctccaatTTATGAAAAGGATACTgacgcattggagaaggtgcaaaaaggattTGCAAGGatgaacataggaacatcggaagatagaatcaggagtaggccattcagcccctcgagcctgtcccgccattcaatgagatcatggctgatccgtggcctaactccatatacctgcctttggcccatatcccttaatatctttgcttaacaaaaatctatctatctcagaattaaaattaacaactgttctagcttcaactgctgtttctgggagagagttccaatcctctaccaccctttgcatgaagaagtgcttcctaacatctgtcCTGAacgggtctggtcctaatttttagactatgccccctagttttagaatcttcaaccagtggaaatagtttatctttatctagcctgtttttcctgttaatatcttaaagacttccatcaaatcaccccttaaccttctaaattctagcgaaaacaggcctaatttgtgtaatctctcctcgtaacttaacccctgtagtccaggtatcattctgataccagaactgagaagttttaactatcaggaaagactgaacaggctgcctgtcctttctctagaaaagagaaaactgaggggggtgacctgatggaggtctttaagatgATAAAAGGGTCTGATAagaatcacggaattgttacagcacagaaggaagccattcagcccaccgtctCTGAGCTGGCTCTCCGAACGAGGAACTTACCTAGTGCCacacccccgccttctccctgtacccctacacattcttccttttcagataacaatccaattctctcttgaatgtctTGATTAtacctgcctccagcacattctcaagtagtgcattccagatcctagccactcgctgcatgaaaaaggttttcctcttgtcgccattgcttcttttgccagttaccttaaatctgtgacctcttgttctggatccttccaccaatgggaacagtttctcccgatctactctgtccacagcCCTCAtatttttgagcacctctatcaaatctcctttcaaccttctcttatttatttattgagagatacagcactgaaacaagctcttcggcccaccaagtctatgccaaccaacaaccacccatttatcctaaccctacagtaatcccatactgcctaccacctacttacactaggggcaatttacctatcctagagtgacagactcttccacaggcgctgcagataaaattggttgtcagggctgttttgcaggtggctctctccttgcgcttctgtcttttttcctgccaactgctaagtctcttcgtctcgccactctttagccccacctttatggctgtccgccagctctggcgatcactggcaactggctcccacaacttgtggtcaacgtcacaggacttcatgtcgcgtttgcagacgtctttgaagcggagacatggacggccagtgggtccgataccagtaacgagctcgctgtacaatgcgtccttggggatcctgccatcttccatgtggctcacatggccaagccatgtcaagcgtcgctggctcagtagggcgtacatgtGGGGGATATTGGCTGCCtctaggacttctgcgttggagatacggtcctgccacctgatgccaaggattcttcggagacagtgaagatggaatgcgttgagacatcgctcttggctgacatacgtcgtccaggtctcgctgccgtagagcaaggtactgcggacacaggcttgaaacacttggtcttttgtgttccttgtcagtgggCCATTTtcacacaccctcttggccagtctggacatagcagcagacgcctttcccgtgcgcttgttgatttctgcatcgagagacaggttactggtgatagttgagcctaggtaggtgaacgcttgaaccacttccagagcgtggttgccgatattgatggagggagcatttctgacgtcctgtcctatgatgttcgttttcttgaaactgatggttaggccaaattcgttacaggcagccgcaagcctgtcgatgagtctctgcagacactcttcagtgtgggatgttaatgcagcatcatcagcaaagaggagttccctgatgaggactttccatactttggtcttcgctctaagacaggaaaggttgaacaacctgccatctgatcttgtgtggaggaaaattccttcttctgaagacttaaatgcgtcagagagcagcagggagaagatcccaaacagtgtgggtgcgagaacacagccctgtttcacaccactcaggataggaaaggggtctgatgaggcgacgctatgctgaattgtgcttttatattgtcatggaacgaggtgatgatacttagtagctttggtggacatcccatctttgctagtagtctgaagagaccacgtctgctgacgaggtcaaaggctttggtgagatctatgaaggcaacgtagaggggcatctgttgttcatggcatttctcctgtagctggtgaagggagaacagcatgtcaatggtggatctctctgttcgaaagccacactgtgcctcaaggtagacgtgctcagccagcttctggagtctgtttaaaatgactggaGCGAGGGCTTTGCCCAGTATGCTGAGCAGAGAAATTCCACGGTAgtcgttgcagtcaccacggtcacccttgttcttatcgagggtgatgatgatattgccatcgtgcatgttctgtggtactgctccctcattccagcacaggcaaaacctaaagggtggtgaaagcacattcaatagtagctttcaaaaaggaattggataaatacttgaagggggcaaATTTGCAAAgcagtggggaaagagcaggggggagtggagCTAGCTAAATTGCTCTCGCAGAGTGCCAGCAAGggctcaacaggccgaatggcctccttctgtgctgtaaccattctatggttcaaCACAATGGGGAAATAAATTGACCTGAAGATCAAGAATCACCTAAATTGGTTATGAAGAGCCTTTTAGTTTCCCGATTGGCCGTGGGAAGGCGTTGCACTGCGAGGATGGGTATGTTGGGCACCTGATGGCGGGAGTGTGGAGGGTGTAGGAGGTCATCCAAGAAACTGTGAAGAATACAACAATAAcatatttataaagtgcctttaatgtaataaaacatcccatggtgctttctgggagcattataaaacaaagctaCAAACACCAAGCCACAAGAGGAGATATTcgttcaggtgaccaaaagcttggtctttaaagaggaaagtgaggcagaggcggagagatttagggagggtattccagagattcGAGCCGAGGCAACTAGAGGCTCCAATGGTGGAGCGAGTAAAATCAAGGCTAGAAttagagcagtgcagatatctcagacagTTGTGgcactggagattacagagatagggaggggtgaggccatggagggatttgaagacaagggtgagaattttaaaatcaagatgttgcttgactgggagccgatgtaggtcagcgagcacaggggtgatagcagaacgggacttggtgcaagttaggacacgggcagcagagttttggataatctccagtttacggagggtagaatgtgggagatgagccaggagtgcatgggaatagtcaagtctggaaggtgtgaatgacggtttcagcagcagatgagctgagatggggtaaAGTTGGACCACGTTATGGAAGTGGAAATTGGCCAGCTCCGGTTGGCAATGCTGCCACCAAGGCAGGTGGAGGTGGCTTCCACCTCACAACTGCCCTGTGGCCCCGCCCTCTAATTTCATATGCCAATATTAACATTGGTTCCTCCCACCTGCCGCCGCTGTGGCCAATGAGAAGGGACGCTGACAGCGGGGCGGAAGTGGGCTCAGCGTGCGGGGCGGAAGTAGTTTGTGTTTCCGGTTCCGCTCGAGGGAGGATGGGGCGAAGCACTTGTCGCTGGCTGCGTGATGGAGGTTGTCGGCAGCTGCCTGCTGTTCTTGCTCCTCTCTCCGATATTGACGACGGCGCTGGAGCCATTAACTACCTTCACCTTACTGGCCGGAGCGGCCTCTGTTGCCTATTATTATTTAAACTGTAATTTCCAGGAATGCTGTACCAAGAAGTGGATACCGCTGAATGTGGAAGGTACAGGGTCAGGGGTCAGAGCCAGGTACAGGGTCAGGGGTTACAGGCTGACCACGCCCCCGACCACACcacggtcccccccccccccccctcccgaccTCCCCacggtctctctcccccccccccccccgacctcaccacggtctccccccccccctctcccgacCTCCCCACGTCCCCCCCCTCCCGACCTCCCCacgtccccccccccctcccgaccTCACCacggtctccccccccccccctctcccgacCTCCCCACGTCCCCCCCCTCTCCCGACCTCCCCACGTCCCCCCCCCTCCCGACCTCCCCACGTCCCCCCCCCCTCCCGACCTCACCAcggtctccccccccctctcccgacCTCCCCacgtccccccccccctcccgaccTCCCCACGTCCCCCCCCCTCCCGACCTCCCCACGTCCCCCCCCCTCCCGACCTCCCCACGTCCCCCCCCCCTCCCGACCTCCCCacgtccccccccccctcccgaccTCCCCACGTCCCCCCCCCCTCccgacctccccacctcccccccccctcccgacCTCCCCACGTCCCCGTCCCCCCCCCGACCTCACCACGGTCCCCCCCCATGAATGGGGTGAGGGAGTTGGGGAATGGGTGAGttggagagggtgtgagagagatgggAAAGGGGGTGAGGTGGGCTGGGTTGGATGGAGAGGGGGAATGAGGGAGTTAAGgagtggaggagggagtggggtatgatggaggtgtgggacgcctttctcttcctctctctctggtaGGTTTGTGACTGGGAGGAGGTGACAGCCCAGGAAGTGGACTTAACTttcgttttctctttctctttcactttTTTTTAATACCAGTTTTAAATGCGGTTATCGCGCTCCAATAAGTTTGTATGTTAAAAAACAATTCGTTTTCATCTGCTGTTTGGGTGGTGGTCGCGGTGCCAGAAGTTTTGGGAAAGTTTCTTCAGTAAGTGTTAAACTTTCGCCCTCTTTCCCGGTGCGGAGCATCTCCGCTTCAAATCTTTTTACATGAAGCTTGGAGTAGTTGAAACTAGCAATGTCTGGGTCAGACCCGGAGTGAAGAGAAACAGGGGAATTATTCGAGCTGCATCCTTAATTTAGGAGTAAATGTAACTTAGGTCCTTTTAAAAATGTATGTATTTAATCTGTTAATTGGCTTACTCGAACGATCGTCACCTTTTGACATATGTATTTGCCCATtttgaagacttgcatttatatagcgcctttcaggaaGTTGCAAAGCTGCAGTCACTgtgtagtcactactgtaatgcTGGAAACGCGGCAGGCaacctgcgcacagcaagatcccaaaatcaGCATTGCGGTTAATGACCAGataactgttttagtgatgttggttgagggataaatataggccagggcactggggagaattgCTCTTTGGAAAGATTGCACCTCAgactgtgcagcaccccctcagtactgcactggagaatcagccaaggctttgtgctcaagtctctggtgtggacCTTGAACCCACTACATTCTGACTCAGGAGGTGAGAGTGTTATCACTGTGCCTAGGCTGTCATGTTTTCCTTTACTGTATTGCCACTAgaaagcatggatttcaaaagggaaagtcatgCACGatgaaccttattgaattctttgaagaagtaacagaaagagcAGGCAAGGCTAATGTAGCAGATGTATtatttttggattttcagaaagtctTCAATAAGGTACCGCACATAAGACTCAAGACTAAAATCAGAGAATGGAAATCAAAACAAAAAACAGAGCGTATGTGTTAAGGGCAGTTACGCACAccggcaaaaggtgggaagtgttgttccacagggattggtgttgagatGTTTATCAGTCACAGTTTGTTTTGAGGATTTGGACTCGGGAATCAGAAGTATAGAGGGGAATTTTCCCAGGCGGGGGTTTGGAGACTGCGGGGTGCTGGGAAAATTAGAACAAATGATGCCAGACAGGAATGCCAAAGTGTTCCTGCCTCCTGCTGCTTTTCCTGGAGTTGGCTTGTGTGTGCTACTCAACCCCAGAGGGGTGGAAGCCGATTGAGCTTGTTACTGAATCAATTAGCAGACATTTTGCCAGGAAGATGGTATTTCATCAGTGGCACTGTGCAGCCCCCACAGTGTTTGCACAGTGGGAGGTGGAAGCCCCATGAAAATAGCATGCAATCTGAACGTAAAGGTGCAAATGGGGAAGCCTGAGGTCATCCGCGGGTGGAGGGTTGCCACTGTAAGAGTAGCTCCTGGAGACTGCTGTCACGGACAGTGCTCGGGGTGCAGACATGACTGCTGGTTTCTCAGCCTTCACTCACCTCCATCATCTTTTGATGCCATTCACCTCAGCAGCACTCTCAGTACAGACACAGCGAAGGCTGCCGGCCACTCTCTTAACTCAGGCATGCTGATTCACCCTTCACCCTCCAGCCTCCTTACCCTGCCTGCCGTGCCAAATTAGATGGTGATCTCGCAGGCGGGTTTTTAATTGAGCACCTCCCGGAAGATTGGACCGGCAATCCCGCTCGGGCGGCAATCGGGTTTGCAATCCGAAAATGGTCCCGACATCCAGAAAaattgggaaaattcagcccatgattggAGGGTGCAGTTAAGACTAAGGAAAACTGCAACAAAATACAACGAGATTAATAAATTGCAGAATAGGCATTtagttggcaaatgaatttcaatataggtgattatgggatagaaagccataGATCCAAGTTTGGCAACGTCACAAAGATAGGCGACATTATAACcagtgtagatggaagcgtaaAATTACAGAGACCGTGATAGattcagtgaatgggcaaaactgtggcaaatatgaacatacaaacatatgaattagaagcaggggtaggccattcgggtcctcaagcctgccctgccatttgataagatcatggctgatccgattgtggcctcaactctactttcctgtctgccccctataccctttgacttACTTCtcattcaagaatctatctaaccagccgtaaaattattcaatgaccctgcttccactgctttctggggaagagaattttgcagcctaacaaccctctgagagaaagatttctcctcatctccgtctgaaGTGGGAGAGCCCTTATTTTCAAACTGGATTAAAATGGATTTGAATGTAGACAAATGTGAcatcatccactttgaacctaaaaatAGAACAGGGTAtttgtaaatggtgaaaagctggaagcAGTACAGGTCCAAAGCAACTTCGAGTTCCAGGTACACAGATCGTTTAAAATGTCAAGAACAGGTCCAGAAAATCATCACAAAGGCTATTGGAATGCTGGTCTTGATATCTTAAGAACTAGtgcagcacagtggctagcatcgcagctccagtgacctgggtttagttctgggtactgcctgtgtggagtttgcaagttttccctgtgactgtgtgggtttcctccgggtgctctggtttcctcccatatgctgaAGACTTgtgagttgataggtaaattggccattgtaaaaattgcccctagtgtaggtaggagaattgagggaaggtggggatgtgagagggaaaatgggattaatgtaggattagtataaatgggtggttgatggttggcacagaccaggtggtctgaaggacctgtttcagtgctgtatttctctctatGACTAGTATACAGgagggtagaagttatgcttcagctatacaaagccctggttagaccacacccagagttactgtgtacagttctgggtatcttaggaaggatatattggccttggaggagtgcagtgtagaatgatacctggactctaagggttaaattacaaggagagattacacaaactagggttgtattccctggaatgtaaaaggttaaggggtgatttgatcaaagtttccaagatattaaggggaacagatagggtagacaaggagaaactattttcactggttagAGGGTTCTAGGACTACGGTGCACAGTCTAAAAGTTAAGgctagacctttcaggaatgaagttgggaaacacttctacacacaaagaggCACCAGTCTAGATTGTTGTACTCAAGTGttaggagtgggacttaaacccacatctTTCTGACTCAAAAGACAGGagcgctacccactgagctacagttaACACACACAAATGTTGAAAGCTATCGTATGTTTAGCAAATTCATCAGAACAGCTACTTAATTTTTCAAAATGTCTCATTTGTTTTTTCAGCCATTCACATGATAATAAAACTTACCAGAAGCAGACCTTCCAAACATGGCAAAGCTGCTTGTTTATGGAACAGGCTTAGCAGTGGTGATAGCATTAGTGGGAATTCTTGCCTATACCTTCATCTGCTACGAGCGCTGTGACAATAACTGGATATCACTGGATGTAAAAGGTCAAACTTTGATATTTAAATACTGATAATTTAAACTGCTTTCTAACTGTGTTTTATTGTAGGATTGTTGGGCTAGTGCTGCTAATATTATTGAAGTGACAATGACTGTGGAAAATGTAAAGCATGCCTTTACTACCTCCAGACTTGGCTATTGCAATGCTCTGCTGGCTGGCCTCACATCTTCCATACTCTGTAAAGCAGCTCACTCAAAACttcgctgcccatatcctaactcgcaccaagtctcttTCACCTATCACCTATtgtgctcgctgaactacattgGATCCCAGTCATTTCTCTGTGGCCTcactcatccctatctctgtaacctagtcCAGCTCTTCAACCCTCcccgtgctcctctaattctggcctcttgtgcatgttCAATTTCAATTTCCCCGCGATTAATGGATGTGCCTTCAACTGCCCGGGCCAAAAGCTCTGGAAttcgcgccccccccacccccccctcccaaacttctctgtctctccacctctctctacaTTAAGACACCCCACATAAGCcaccttctttgaccaagcttttggtcacctggtctaatatctccttctggagcttggtgtcagattttgtttgctaacactcctgtgaagcatcttgggatgttgcactatgataaaggcactatataaatgtaagttattgtggTTATTGTTATGGACACAAGTATGTTCATTCTATCTTTGGACCGACATTCACCTTTCACAGTTGTTACTTAAGGCACGACTAACTAGAAGTCAAGCTTCAACAAAATACTTGAGAACCAAAGGGTGTCAGAAGTCTCATTGATTCGTGAGCTGACTGTATTTTGTGCAgttttaaatgggagagcccttatttttaaactggatTAAAATGGATTGGAATGTAGACAAATGTGACATCATCCACTCTGAACCTAAAAATTATAGAACAGGGTAtttgtaaatggtgaaaagctagaagcagtaCAGGTCCAAAGCAACTTCGagttccaggtacacagatcattaaaatgtcaagaACAGGTCCAGAAAATTATCAAAAAGGCTATTGGAATGCTGGCCTTGATAGCTTAAGAACTAGTGTACAAGGggctagaagtcatgcttcagctatacaaagccctggttaaactAGACCTGGagttattgtgagcagttctgggcaccacactttaagaaggatatattggcctcggagggagtgcagtgcagatttaccagaatgatacctggactccacgggttaaattacgaggagagattacacaaactagggttgtgttcCTTGGAATTTAGAGGGTTAAGGGGTGTACAAGTGCATTCTTGCAGTAGCTCCAGTGATAATATCAAGAAGCTGCCACTATAAGAACAAGTGATGACATTTCAATATTTATTATTAAATCTTGTTTCTCAATTCTTGTTAGTTGCTAGGGTACAGAGTTTGTGGTATGGagaaaagacaatggctttgattttCCCAATATTTAACCAGAGGAAGTTACAGCTCATTCATgacctggatgtcagacaagcacagGGTCAGTGGAGACAAGTAGTGACGAGAATTGTTTTTCAGCAGCATAAACCCATTGGAATGTAATTGGCAGCAGtgttagttgtggctcagttggtagcattctcactttTGAATCAGACAGTTGCAGGTTAAAACCTAACTCCATAAACTTGGACACAGGTATCTAGGCTGACATCCCAattcggtgctgagggagtgctgcactgtcaagggtgCCGTTTTCGATTGTGACGTTAAATcacggccccgtctgctctctcaggcggATGTGtgggatgccatggcactattttgaagaagagcaggggagttctccctgatatcccggccaatatttatcgctcaatcaacatcactaaaaataattTATCTgagtattatcacattgctgtttgtgggagcttgctgtgcacaaattggcagccgcatttcctgcattataagagtgactatacttcaaaagtgcttcattggctgtaaaacactttgagatagCCTGCagacatgaaaggcgctatataaatgcaagttttcctttttAACATGACTTTTCTTTGCTGATTATTAATACAGGATTAGAGAGGGATTTCACGCACAAACTATTTGGACAGCACATTGCACGTAAAGTGATCGTCAAAGCGATTAAAGGTTCTTTAAGTACTCCTGATCCCAAGAAACCCCTCACCATGTCTCTACACGGTGACAGTGGCACCGGCAAGAACTTTGTCAGTCAACTGATAGCACAGAACCTTTACAAAAATGGAATGAACAGCCAGTACATACATGTATTTGTGTCCACCCACCATTTCCCTCATCTGCAACTCATTAACCAGTATCAGGTAATTATTATGCTTAGTAAGACCTTCATTGTAATGATAGATTCATAGCATCATCAATGCATGGATATAACACAATGCAAAACCTATAAAAATCTTGATTTATGTTTTATTTTAATGCTGGGTGATTCTTAAACTGAAGTTTGTGGTCATTTTTCTTCTCCCTCATTTATCATGGATTTTCCAGAACATATACTAATAAGTGTTGGTTATCATCTTTCCTTCACTGGTGCTGGGTCAAAACCATGGAATTCCATATCCAAGAACACTGTGGATgcaccttccccacatggactgcagcggttcaaaaaggcggctcaccgccaCTTTCTCAAGAGAAATTTGGGATAGACAATAGCAAaaggatattaatgacatcaaatAAGTgttgtaaaataaaaaaaaaatgttgaggTGAAGCAAGTCCACTATTGTGAGACAGTTTTCTTTTAATTCTGCAGAATCAGTTGCGGGCTTGGATTCGTGGAAATGTTACGATATGTCCCAGATCAATGTTTATCTTTGATGAAATGGACAAGATGCATCCAGGCCTCATCAATGCTATCAAACCTTTCCTGGACTACACCAGTGATGTTGACAAAGTGGATTATCGAAAAGCAATATTCATCTTCTTGAGGTAAGTAGGCACCAAGTAACAACCTGCTTCGGGACAGTAGAAATTGGCAGGATTCCCACTCGTGATCATCAACCAATAAGCCTGGTGAAGAATCATGATATTTCTAAGTATTGGACACAATGGGGCAATTTTAATCTAACCCTCCCATCAGGAAACCCATGGGAGTGGGTTTTACACCCCGCCTGCTTCTACTGTCCATCAAAGTCACTTGTGTGCAATTTTGGGCAGGATGTAAAATCACCATTCTACCAGG
Protein-coding regions in this window:
- the LOC137347615 gene encoding torsin-1A-like produces the protein MAKLLVYGTGLAVVIALVGILAYTFICYERCDNNWISLDVKGLERDFTHKLFGQHIARKVIVKAIKGSLSTPDPKKPLTMSLHGDSGTGKNFVSQLIAQNLYKNGMNSQYIHVFVSTHHFPHLQLINQYQNQLRAWIRGNVTICPRSMFIFDEMDKMHPGLINAIKPFLDYTSDVDKVDYRKAIFIFLR